A portion of the Drosophila sechellia strain sech25 chromosome 2R, ASM438219v1, whole genome shotgun sequence genome contains these proteins:
- the LOC6610061 gene encoding mediator of RNA polymerase II transcription subunit 8 → MQRDEKLFELTLETVLQRLNDLKLAVLSMIQKLELEYETINWPTFLDNFAIISSHLTGLTKILAKEQCPPLRNRTVLPLLVSMDRDDTLINITEGRVPVFSHDIVPDYLRTRPDPITEQKMLQNEQKAANLTNDAAMKQVTQYNKVVSHVLDMVSKAREEWEIESSSRTGIQQTSSMADTQLLVAAVGMGKGLKLTNYGPGPGMMVPPSIRAPSPMGGPAMSPGNVQQQMGKAPSAVKTNIKSANQVHPFSR, encoded by the coding sequence ATGCAGCGCGACGAAAAGCTTTTTGAGCTGACGCTGGAAACGGTCCTTCAGCGCCTGAACGACCTGAAGCTGGCAGTTCTCTCGATGATCCAAAAACTTGAGTTAGAGTACGAGACCATCAACTGGCCGACTTTCCTGGACAACTTTGCCATTATCTCAAGTCACTTGACGGGATTGACGAAAATCCTGGCAAAGGAGCAGTGTCCGCCGCTCAGAAATCGAACGGTTCTGCCCCTTCTGGTCTCCATGGACAGGGATGACACCCTCATCAACATCACAGAGGGCCGGGTGCCGGTCTTTTCACACGACATTGTTCCAGACTATCTGAGAACTCGGCCGGATCCGATTACGGAACAAAAAATGCTGCAGAACGAACAGAAGGCGGCGAACCTCACCAACGACGCTGCCATGAAACAGGTTACTCAATACAACAAGGTCGTCTCCCACGTCCTGGACATGGTCAGCAAAGCGCGCGAGGAGTGGGAAATCGAGAGCTCCTCGCGCACCGGCATCCAGCAGACGAGTAGCATGGCCGACACACAGCTCCTGGTGGCCGCTGTGGGTATGGGAAAAGGACTCAAGCTGACCAACTATGGACCCGGACCTGGCATGATGGTACCGCCTTCAATTCGAGCACCCTCGCCAATGGGTGGACCCGCTATGAGTCCCGGCAACGTGCAGCAGCAGATGGGAAAGGCGCCATCGGCTGTGAAAACGAACATCAAGTCCGCAAATCAAGTGCATCCGTTCTCTCGATAA
- the LOC6610060 gene encoding tudor domain-containing protein 7B isoform X2 — MVREQRTSTSKSLSKPPPIAQNPIYGKRYHKQQQNTQWNHQKQDHRYCPTQPAYWQPDYWQQQQQNRQRDQEIRKAAKRENQANAKHKQDLTDTKFQELLDNNDNIQEQFSESPQIEEQDHLDLGQIPKEVVRETQRRVVKETRDRARKVTMRAAKLDQETISITIENKKAPAMNGHGPSHVTANGQDKGNDGKPPLRAILGNSASQRKQDTSTVYHSPESSFRRPRHPRIMFPGPQRTTGVSVNHRLKVTPQSDATTPAGAPITPPASPEYAQTTSAAKKTYKEDIHGDQGQTGNVVTNPKVKVPLKYDPSFDPVSTLNLYCEANDFEKPAYNIFNKLRHLHCSVQIAGDVYSSYPQEFTDKETAYQCTAKIAIQRILHAQSHQKRSACTFSDAEFIDGLYEELLKHPHGILGHKLEDWYGSTFRQHLPSHWYDLILNSNKIRVEHGIDPRIILFANDPGSLKPDRASISTLPQMVLPWQASEGGSHDWNMFISFCDSTKLVWARMIDQIANFEELTKQIGRQMESPHFRQKVSKLYAQEVYLVEMPDGWNRVRAISVDEETRSCRCHFIDFGDVGMFHLEDLFQCPPQFLVLPAQAVCLSMYALDKFEDHPHAHKVLTKELDGQTVVAHVLTTEKPFLELGGYAQGVVENGKRRACLVATLYDTSTAEDIHLNDLVASRITKCTPAPSLSDGKTTPILVSHINDDGDLMVLLRNDDLKFVERSIAQTVADLGEQDRVSYSDLLHDRHIFVCDETVDGVKQWFRGRLVTRPLNPEEETFDVYYMDDGRQRKTHISNIYRLEANNRALATFPPQAIAVRLHDVPEIGGHMLHRLRGLIPWRTEALLKFVAKDSGKPLVNVFIREDPESMYMCVNIGLRLEFEMASSIHPDYTLLSTNVQLPRRGSFSSVFSNQSSNSDLIATTPPVTPEKKSSARSGASTFSSLMLKDYEAIPAVGAYFEVRVALSVNPGHFAVQPYKCYNQLQTLMKNLQEHCQKPTAKAVQPSQLAIGEAYAAPDSAGVYHRVSIHKIYDEIIHVRFVDVGDDGVIACDQLKTLNPELRKLPKMALPAQLYGIQLTDVVWSKENCLRFRELSLGQKFIGIVRRMTKQRDGGRAMCLELVDTSTPKDIKLHEILINEKHAQPATKEV; from the exons ATGGTACGCGAGCAAAGGACCAGCACTTCCAAATCCTTATCGAAGCCCCCGCCAATTGCCCAGAATCCCATTTACGGCAAGAGGTACCACAAGCAACAACAGAATACGCAGTGGAATCATCAAAAGCAGGACCACCGATATTGTCCAACACAGCCAGCGTATTGGCAACCGGATtattggcagcagcagcagcagaaccgTCAGCGGGATCAAGAAATAAGGAAAGCAGCTAAGCGCGAGAATCAGGCTAATGCCAAGCATAAACAAGATCTAACGGACACCAAATTTCAAGAGCTGTTggataataatgataatattCAAGAACAGTTTTCGGAAAGCCCACAGATTGAGGAACAAGACCATCTAGATCTAGGTCAAATACCGAAGGAAGTCGTGAGGGAAACACAGAGGCGCGTAGTAAAAGAAACCCGCGATCGGGCTAGGAAGGTTACCATGCGAGCTGCAAAGTTGGATCAGGAAACGATCAGCATAACAATTGAGAACAAAAAGGCACCAGCCATGAATGGACATGGACCAAGCCACGTTACGGCTAACGGGCAAGACAAAGGCAATGACGGCAAACCTCCGCTGCGTGCCATACTGGGCAACAGTGCTTCGCAGCGCAAGCAAGATACAAGCACCGTCTATCACAGCCCTGAATCCTCATTCAGGCGGCCACGTCATCCGCGAATAATGTTCCCTGGTCCTCAGCGCACCACGGGCGTCTCTGTGAATCACAGACTGAAAGTAACGCCGCAATCGGATGCAACAACGCCAGCTGGAGCGCCCATCACTCCGCCAGCTTCGCCGGAATATGCTCAAACGACATCCGCTGCCAAAAAGACGTACAAGGAAGATATCCACGGAGATCAGGGTCAAACAGGCAATGTCGTTACAAATCCAAAAGTTAAGGTGCCACTTAAATACGATCCCTCATTTGATCCCGTCTCCACGCTCAATCTCTATTGCGAGGCAAATGACTTTGAGAAACCTGCGTACAACATATTCAACAAGCTACGGCACCTACATTGTTCAGTGCAAATCGCTGGCGATGTCTACAGTAGCTATCCGCAGGAGTTCACTGATAAGGAGACAGCATACCAATGCACGGCAAAGATCGCTATCCAGCGCATCCTGCATGCCCAGTCACACCAAAAGCGCTCTGCTTGCACATTTAGCGATGCGGAGTTTATCGATGGATTGTACGAGGAGCTGTTGAAGCACCCACATGGCATATTGGGTCACAAGCTGGAGGATTGGTACGGCAGCACCTTCCGGCAACATTTGCCCAGTCATTGGTACGATTTGATCCtgaattcaaataaaattcgtGTTGAGCACGGCATTGACCCAAGGATCATATTGTTTGCCAACGATCCTGGTTCATTGAAGCCGGACCGCGCCAGCATAAGCACGCTGCCACAGATGGTGCTGCCGTGGCAGGCAAGCGAAGGAGGATCACACGACTGGAACATGTTCATCAGCTTCTGCGACTCCACCAAGTTAGTGTGGGCTCGGATGATCGATCAGATCGCAAACTTTGAGGAACTGACGAAGCAAATTGGACGACAAATGGAGTCTCCGCATTTCCGGCAAAAGGTCTCTAAACTTTACGCTCAGGAAGTCTATCTGGTGGAGATGCCCGATGGCTGGAATCGTGTTCGTGCAATTTCCGTGGATGAGGAGACCCGCTCGTGCCGTTGTCACTTTATCGACTTTGGCGATGTGGGCATGTTTCATTTAGAAGATCTGTTCCAGTGTCCACCGCAGTTCTTGGTGCTCCCGGCCCAGGCCGTTTGCCTCAGCATGTACGCGTTGGATAAGTTCGAGGATCATCCGCACGCTCACAAGGTGTTAACGAAGGAGCTGGACGGCCAGACGGTTGTGGCCCATGTGCTCACCACGGAGAAGCCGTTCCTGGAACTGGGTGGATATGCCCAGGGTGTGGTGGAGAACGGTAAGCGTCGGGCGTGCTTGGTGGCCACGCTGTACGACACCTCTACGGCTGAGGACATACATTTGAACGATCTGGTTGCGAGCAGAATAACCAAGTGCACGCCGGCACCATCCCTAAGTGACGGCAAGACCACGCCCATTCTTGTGTCTCACATCAACGATGATGGTGATCTAATGGTGCTGCTGCGCAATGATGACCTTAAGTTTGTGGAACGCAGTATTGCGCAAACTGTGGCTGATTTGGGCGAGCAGGACCGAGTGAGCTATTCCGATCTGCTCCACGACCGCCATATATTTGTGTGCGACGAGACTGTCGATGGCGTGAAGCAGTGGTTCCGCGGGCGATTGGTCACCAGACCACTCAATCCGGAGGAAGAGACTTTCGATGTCTACTACATGGACGATGGACGGCAGCGTAAGACGCACATCTCTAATATCTACCGCCTGGAGGCCAACAACAGAGCTCTGGCTACGTTCCCACCACAGGCGATAGCCGTTCGCCTGCACGACGTTCCAGAGATCGGAGGTCATATGCTTCATCGCCTTCGGGGTCTGATACCTTGGCGCACAGAAGCTCTG CTGAAGTTTGTGGCCAAGGATAGTGGCAAGCCTCTGGTAAACGTATTCATCCGCGAGGACCCGGAGTCCATGTATATGTGCGTGAACATTGGCCTTCGCTTGGAGTTCGAGATGGCTAG CTCCATTCATCCGGATTATACGCTACTGAGCACCAATGTCCAGCTGCCCAGACGCGGTAGCTTCAGCTCCGTGTTCTCCAATcagagcagcaacagcgacCTTATCGCTACCACTCCCCCGGTGACGCCAGAGAAGAAATCATCTGCAAGATCAGGCGCCAGCACCTTCTCGTCGCTCATGCTCAAGGATTACGAGGCTATTCCGGCAGTGGGAGCCTATTTCGAGGTGCGCGTTGCCCTGTCCGTCAATCCCGGTCACTTTGCG GTGCAACCGTATAAATGCTATAACCAGCTGCAGACTTTGATGAAGAATTTGCAAGAGCATTGCCAAAAACCGACAGCCAAGGCAGTCCAGCCTTCACAACTGGCCATTGGAGAGGCCTACGCTGCTCCCGACTCCGCAGGCGTTTATCATCG CGTAAGTATTCACAAGATTTACGATGAGATTATACACGTGCGTTTCGTCGACGTGGGCGACGATGGAGTAATTGCCTGTGATCAACTGAAAACTCTAAATCCGGAGTTAAGAAAGCTGCCCAAGATGGCACTGCCAGCACAACTTTATG GCATACAACTGACTGATGTAGTATGGAGCAAGGAGAACTGCCTCCGATTCCGCGAACTGTCGTTGGGCCAGAAGTTTATTGGCATTGTGCGGCGCATGACTAAGCAAAGAGATGGCGGACGAGCGATGTGCCTGGAGCTGGTGGACACCTCCACGCCGAAAGATATTAAGCTGCACGAGATTCTCATCAATGAGAAGCACGCACAGCCAGCAACAAAGGAAGTATGA
- the LOC6610060 gene encoding uncharacterized protein LOC6610060 isoform X3, with protein MEKQELLGHVAKVVRALITSTKPPVELRSIVKDYMEVEGEPIPFHRLGYSNEQDLLRATNQFKFHHYGNQVFIKATYNASTAHIVRMVREQRTSTSKSLSKPPPIAQNPIYGKRYHKQQQNTQWNHQKQDHRYCPTQPAYWQPDYWQQQQQNRQRDQEIRKAAKRENQANAKHKQDLTDTKFQELLDNNDNIQEQFSESPQIEEQDHLDLGQIPKEVVRETQRRVVKETRDRARKVTMRAAKLDQETISITIENKKAPAMNGHGPSHVTANGQDKGNDGKPPLRAILGNSASQRKQDTSTVYHSPESSFRRPRHPRIMFPGPQRTTGVSVNHRLKVTPQSDATTPAGAPITPPASPEYAQTTSAAKKTYKEDIHGDQGQTGNVVTNPKVKVPLKYDPSFDPVSTLNLYCEANDFEKPAYNIFNKLRHLHCSVQIAGDVYSSYPQEFTDKETAYQCTAKIAIQRILHAQSHQKRSACTFSDAEFIDGLYEELLKHPHGILGHKLEDWYGSTFRQHLPSHWYDLILNSNKIRVEHGIDPRIILFANDPGSLKPDRASISTLPQMVLPWQASEGGSHDWNMFISFCDSTKLVWARMIDQIANFEELTKQIGRQMESPHFRQKVSKLYAQEVYLVEMPDGWNRVRAISVDEETRSCRCHFIDFGDVGMFHLEDLFQCPPQFLVLPAQAVCLSMYALDKFEDHPHAHKVLTKELDGQTVVAHVLTTEKPFLELGGYAQGVVENGKRRACLVATLYDTSTAEDIHLNDLVASRITKCTPAPSLSDGKTTPILVSHINDDGDLMVLLRNDDLKFVERSIAQTVADLGEQDRVSYSDLLHDRHIFVCDETVDGVKQWFRGRLVTRPLNPEEETFDVYYMDDGRQRKTHISNIYRLEANNRALATFPPQAIAVRLHDVPEIGGHMLHRLRGLIPWRTEALLKFVAKDSGKPLVNVFIREDPESMYMCVNIGLRLEFEMASSLNNDI; from the exons ATGGAAAAGCAGGAGCTCCTGGGACACGTGGCCAAGGTGGTCAGGGCGCTGATCACGTCAACTAAGCCGCCGGTCGAGCTGCGGTCCATCGTCAAAGATTACATGGAGGTCGAGGGTGAGCCGATACCCTTTCACAGGCTGGGCTACTCGAATGAGCAAGACCTGCTTAGGGCTACGAATCAGTTTAAGTTTCACCATTACGGCAATCAG GTGTTTATAAAAGCGACGTATAACGCTAGCACAGCACACATTGTGCGTATGGTACGCGAGCAAAGGACCAGCACTTCCAAATCCTTATCGAAGCCCCCGCCAATTGCCCAGAATCCCATTTACGGCAAGAGGTACCACAAGCAACAACAGAATACGCAGTGGAATCATCAAAAGCAGGACCACCGATATTGTCCAACACAGCCAGCGTATTGGCAACCGGATtattggcagcagcagcagcagaaccgTCAGCGGGATCAAGAAATAAGGAAAGCAGCTAAGCGCGAGAATCAGGCTAATGCCAAGCATAAACAAGATCTAACGGACACCAAATTTCAAGAGCTGTTggataataatgataatattCAAGAACAGTTTTCGGAAAGCCCACAGATTGAGGAACAAGACCATCTAGATCTAGGTCAAATACCGAAGGAAGTCGTGAGGGAAACACAGAGGCGCGTAGTAAAAGAAACCCGCGATCGGGCTAGGAAGGTTACCATGCGAGCTGCAAAGTTGGATCAGGAAACGATCAGCATAACAATTGAGAACAAAAAGGCACCAGCCATGAATGGACATGGACCAAGCCACGTTACGGCTAACGGGCAAGACAAAGGCAATGACGGCAAACCTCCGCTGCGTGCCATACTGGGCAACAGTGCTTCGCAGCGCAAGCAAGATACAAGCACCGTCTATCACAGCCCTGAATCCTCATTCAGGCGGCCACGTCATCCGCGAATAATGTTCCCTGGTCCTCAGCGCACCACGGGCGTCTCTGTGAATCACAGACTGAAAGTAACGCCGCAATCGGATGCAACAACGCCAGCTGGAGCGCCCATCACTCCGCCAGCTTCGCCGGAATATGCTCAAACGACATCCGCTGCCAAAAAGACGTACAAGGAAGATATCCACGGAGATCAGGGTCAAACAGGCAATGTCGTTACAAATCCAAAAGTTAAGGTGCCACTTAAATACGATCCCTCATTTGATCCCGTCTCCACGCTCAATCTCTATTGCGAGGCAAATGACTTTGAGAAACCTGCGTACAACATATTCAACAAGCTACGGCACCTACATTGTTCAGTGCAAATCGCTGGCGATGTCTACAGTAGCTATCCGCAGGAGTTCACTGATAAGGAGACAGCATACCAATGCACGGCAAAGATCGCTATCCAGCGCATCCTGCATGCCCAGTCACACCAAAAGCGCTCTGCTTGCACATTTAGCGATGCGGAGTTTATCGATGGATTGTACGAGGAGCTGTTGAAGCACCCACATGGCATATTGGGTCACAAGCTGGAGGATTGGTACGGCAGCACCTTCCGGCAACATTTGCCCAGTCATTGGTACGATTTGATCCtgaattcaaataaaattcgtGTTGAGCACGGCATTGACCCAAGGATCATATTGTTTGCCAACGATCCTGGTTCATTGAAGCCGGACCGCGCCAGCATAAGCACGCTGCCACAGATGGTGCTGCCGTGGCAGGCAAGCGAAGGAGGATCACACGACTGGAACATGTTCATCAGCTTCTGCGACTCCACCAAGTTAGTGTGGGCTCGGATGATCGATCAGATCGCAAACTTTGAGGAACTGACGAAGCAAATTGGACGACAAATGGAGTCTCCGCATTTCCGGCAAAAGGTCTCTAAACTTTACGCTCAGGAAGTCTATCTGGTGGAGATGCCCGATGGCTGGAATCGTGTTCGTGCAATTTCCGTGGATGAGGAGACCCGCTCGTGCCGTTGTCACTTTATCGACTTTGGCGATGTGGGCATGTTTCATTTAGAAGATCTGTTCCAGTGTCCACCGCAGTTCTTGGTGCTCCCGGCCCAGGCCGTTTGCCTCAGCATGTACGCGTTGGATAAGTTCGAGGATCATCCGCACGCTCACAAGGTGTTAACGAAGGAGCTGGACGGCCAGACGGTTGTGGCCCATGTGCTCACCACGGAGAAGCCGTTCCTGGAACTGGGTGGATATGCCCAGGGTGTGGTGGAGAACGGTAAGCGTCGGGCGTGCTTGGTGGCCACGCTGTACGACACCTCTACGGCTGAGGACATACATTTGAACGATCTGGTTGCGAGCAGAATAACCAAGTGCACGCCGGCACCATCCCTAAGTGACGGCAAGACCACGCCCATTCTTGTGTCTCACATCAACGATGATGGTGATCTAATGGTGCTGCTGCGCAATGATGACCTTAAGTTTGTGGAACGCAGTATTGCGCAAACTGTGGCTGATTTGGGCGAGCAGGACCGAGTGAGCTATTCCGATCTGCTCCACGACCGCCATATATTTGTGTGCGACGAGACTGTCGATGGCGTGAAGCAGTGGTTCCGCGGGCGATTGGTCACCAGACCACTCAATCCGGAGGAAGAGACTTTCGATGTCTACTACATGGACGATGGACGGCAGCGTAAGACGCACATCTCTAATATCTACCGCCTGGAGGCCAACAACAGAGCTCTGGCTACGTTCCCACCACAGGCGATAGCCGTTCGCCTGCACGACGTTCCAGAGATCGGAGGTCATATGCTTCATCGCCTTCGGGGTCTGATACCTTGGCGCACAGAAGCTCTG CTGAAGTTTGTGGCCAAGGATAGTGGCAAGCCTCTGGTAAACGTATTCATCCGCGAGGACCCGGAGTCCATGTATATGTGCGTGAACATTGGCCTTCGCTTGGAGTTCGAGATGGCTAG CTCCCTAAACAACGACATCTGA
- the LOC6610060 gene encoding tudor domain-containing protein 7B isoform X1, with translation MEKQELLGHVAKVVRALITSTKPPVELRSIVKDYMEVEGEPIPFHRLGYSNEQDLLRATNQFKFHHYGNQVFIKATYNASTAHIVRMVREQRTSTSKSLSKPPPIAQNPIYGKRYHKQQQNTQWNHQKQDHRYCPTQPAYWQPDYWQQQQQNRQRDQEIRKAAKRENQANAKHKQDLTDTKFQELLDNNDNIQEQFSESPQIEEQDHLDLGQIPKEVVRETQRRVVKETRDRARKVTMRAAKLDQETISITIENKKAPAMNGHGPSHVTANGQDKGNDGKPPLRAILGNSASQRKQDTSTVYHSPESSFRRPRHPRIMFPGPQRTTGVSVNHRLKVTPQSDATTPAGAPITPPASPEYAQTTSAAKKTYKEDIHGDQGQTGNVVTNPKVKVPLKYDPSFDPVSTLNLYCEANDFEKPAYNIFNKLRHLHCSVQIAGDVYSSYPQEFTDKETAYQCTAKIAIQRILHAQSHQKRSACTFSDAEFIDGLYEELLKHPHGILGHKLEDWYGSTFRQHLPSHWYDLILNSNKIRVEHGIDPRIILFANDPGSLKPDRASISTLPQMVLPWQASEGGSHDWNMFISFCDSTKLVWARMIDQIANFEELTKQIGRQMESPHFRQKVSKLYAQEVYLVEMPDGWNRVRAISVDEETRSCRCHFIDFGDVGMFHLEDLFQCPPQFLVLPAQAVCLSMYALDKFEDHPHAHKVLTKELDGQTVVAHVLTTEKPFLELGGYAQGVVENGKRRACLVATLYDTSTAEDIHLNDLVASRITKCTPAPSLSDGKTTPILVSHINDDGDLMVLLRNDDLKFVERSIAQTVADLGEQDRVSYSDLLHDRHIFVCDETVDGVKQWFRGRLVTRPLNPEEETFDVYYMDDGRQRKTHISNIYRLEANNRALATFPPQAIAVRLHDVPEIGGHMLHRLRGLIPWRTEALLKFVAKDSGKPLVNVFIREDPESMYMCVNIGLRLEFEMASSIHPDYTLLSTNVQLPRRGSFSSVFSNQSSNSDLIATTPPVTPEKKSSARSGASTFSSLMLKDYEAIPAVGAYFEVRVALSVNPGHFAVQPYKCYNQLQTLMKNLQEHCQKPTAKAVQPSQLAIGEAYAAPDSAGVYHRVSIHKIYDEIIHVRFVDVGDDGVIACDQLKTLNPELRKLPKMALPAQLYGIQLTDVVWSKENCLRFRELSLGQKFIGIVRRMTKQRDGGRAMCLELVDTSTPKDIKLHEILINEKHAQPATKEV, from the exons ATGGAAAAGCAGGAGCTCCTGGGACACGTGGCCAAGGTGGTCAGGGCGCTGATCACGTCAACTAAGCCGCCGGTCGAGCTGCGGTCCATCGTCAAAGATTACATGGAGGTCGAGGGTGAGCCGATACCCTTTCACAGGCTGGGCTACTCGAATGAGCAAGACCTGCTTAGGGCTACGAATCAGTTTAAGTTTCACCATTACGGCAATCAG GTGTTTATAAAAGCGACGTATAACGCTAGCACAGCACACATTGTGCGTATGGTACGCGAGCAAAGGACCAGCACTTCCAAATCCTTATCGAAGCCCCCGCCAATTGCCCAGAATCCCATTTACGGCAAGAGGTACCACAAGCAACAACAGAATACGCAGTGGAATCATCAAAAGCAGGACCACCGATATTGTCCAACACAGCCAGCGTATTGGCAACCGGATtattggcagcagcagcagcagaaccgTCAGCGGGATCAAGAAATAAGGAAAGCAGCTAAGCGCGAGAATCAGGCTAATGCCAAGCATAAACAAGATCTAACGGACACCAAATTTCAAGAGCTGTTggataataatgataatattCAAGAACAGTTTTCGGAAAGCCCACAGATTGAGGAACAAGACCATCTAGATCTAGGTCAAATACCGAAGGAAGTCGTGAGGGAAACACAGAGGCGCGTAGTAAAAGAAACCCGCGATCGGGCTAGGAAGGTTACCATGCGAGCTGCAAAGTTGGATCAGGAAACGATCAGCATAACAATTGAGAACAAAAAGGCACCAGCCATGAATGGACATGGACCAAGCCACGTTACGGCTAACGGGCAAGACAAAGGCAATGACGGCAAACCTCCGCTGCGTGCCATACTGGGCAACAGTGCTTCGCAGCGCAAGCAAGATACAAGCACCGTCTATCACAGCCCTGAATCCTCATTCAGGCGGCCACGTCATCCGCGAATAATGTTCCCTGGTCCTCAGCGCACCACGGGCGTCTCTGTGAATCACAGACTGAAAGTAACGCCGCAATCGGATGCAACAACGCCAGCTGGAGCGCCCATCACTCCGCCAGCTTCGCCGGAATATGCTCAAACGACATCCGCTGCCAAAAAGACGTACAAGGAAGATATCCACGGAGATCAGGGTCAAACAGGCAATGTCGTTACAAATCCAAAAGTTAAGGTGCCACTTAAATACGATCCCTCATTTGATCCCGTCTCCACGCTCAATCTCTATTGCGAGGCAAATGACTTTGAGAAACCTGCGTACAACATATTCAACAAGCTACGGCACCTACATTGTTCAGTGCAAATCGCTGGCGATGTCTACAGTAGCTATCCGCAGGAGTTCACTGATAAGGAGACAGCATACCAATGCACGGCAAAGATCGCTATCCAGCGCATCCTGCATGCCCAGTCACACCAAAAGCGCTCTGCTTGCACATTTAGCGATGCGGAGTTTATCGATGGATTGTACGAGGAGCTGTTGAAGCACCCACATGGCATATTGGGTCACAAGCTGGAGGATTGGTACGGCAGCACCTTCCGGCAACATTTGCCCAGTCATTGGTACGATTTGATCCtgaattcaaataaaattcgtGTTGAGCACGGCATTGACCCAAGGATCATATTGTTTGCCAACGATCCTGGTTCATTGAAGCCGGACCGCGCCAGCATAAGCACGCTGCCACAGATGGTGCTGCCGTGGCAGGCAAGCGAAGGAGGATCACACGACTGGAACATGTTCATCAGCTTCTGCGACTCCACCAAGTTAGTGTGGGCTCGGATGATCGATCAGATCGCAAACTTTGAGGAACTGACGAAGCAAATTGGACGACAAATGGAGTCTCCGCATTTCCGGCAAAAGGTCTCTAAACTTTACGCTCAGGAAGTCTATCTGGTGGAGATGCCCGATGGCTGGAATCGTGTTCGTGCAATTTCCGTGGATGAGGAGACCCGCTCGTGCCGTTGTCACTTTATCGACTTTGGCGATGTGGGCATGTTTCATTTAGAAGATCTGTTCCAGTGTCCACCGCAGTTCTTGGTGCTCCCGGCCCAGGCCGTTTGCCTCAGCATGTACGCGTTGGATAAGTTCGAGGATCATCCGCACGCTCACAAGGTGTTAACGAAGGAGCTGGACGGCCAGACGGTTGTGGCCCATGTGCTCACCACGGAGAAGCCGTTCCTGGAACTGGGTGGATATGCCCAGGGTGTGGTGGAGAACGGTAAGCGTCGGGCGTGCTTGGTGGCCACGCTGTACGACACCTCTACGGCTGAGGACATACATTTGAACGATCTGGTTGCGAGCAGAATAACCAAGTGCACGCCGGCACCATCCCTAAGTGACGGCAAGACCACGCCCATTCTTGTGTCTCACATCAACGATGATGGTGATCTAATGGTGCTGCTGCGCAATGATGACCTTAAGTTTGTGGAACGCAGTATTGCGCAAACTGTGGCTGATTTGGGCGAGCAGGACCGAGTGAGCTATTCCGATCTGCTCCACGACCGCCATATATTTGTGTGCGACGAGACTGTCGATGGCGTGAAGCAGTGGTTCCGCGGGCGATTGGTCACCAGACCACTCAATCCGGAGGAAGAGACTTTCGATGTCTACTACATGGACGATGGACGGCAGCGTAAGACGCACATCTCTAATATCTACCGCCTGGAGGCCAACAACAGAGCTCTGGCTACGTTCCCACCACAGGCGATAGCCGTTCGCCTGCACGACGTTCCAGAGATCGGAGGTCATATGCTTCATCGCCTTCGGGGTCTGATACCTTGGCGCACAGAAGCTCTG CTGAAGTTTGTGGCCAAGGATAGTGGCAAGCCTCTGGTAAACGTATTCATCCGCGAGGACCCGGAGTCCATGTATATGTGCGTGAACATTGGCCTTCGCTTGGAGTTCGAGATGGCTAG CTCCATTCATCCGGATTATACGCTACTGAGCACCAATGTCCAGCTGCCCAGACGCGGTAGCTTCAGCTCCGTGTTCTCCAATcagagcagcaacagcgacCTTATCGCTACCACTCCCCCGGTGACGCCAGAGAAGAAATCATCTGCAAGATCAGGCGCCAGCACCTTCTCGTCGCTCATGCTCAAGGATTACGAGGCTATTCCGGCAGTGGGAGCCTATTTCGAGGTGCGCGTTGCCCTGTCCGTCAATCCCGGTCACTTTGCG GTGCAACCGTATAAATGCTATAACCAGCTGCAGACTTTGATGAAGAATTTGCAAGAGCATTGCCAAAAACCGACAGCCAAGGCAGTCCAGCCTTCACAACTGGCCATTGGAGAGGCCTACGCTGCTCCCGACTCCGCAGGCGTTTATCATCG CGTAAGTATTCACAAGATTTACGATGAGATTATACACGTGCGTTTCGTCGACGTGGGCGACGATGGAGTAATTGCCTGTGATCAACTGAAAACTCTAAATCCGGAGTTAAGAAAGCTGCCCAAGATGGCACTGCCAGCACAACTTTATG GCATACAACTGACTGATGTAGTATGGAGCAAGGAGAACTGCCTCCGATTCCGCGAACTGTCGTTGGGCCAGAAGTTTATTGGCATTGTGCGGCGCATGACTAAGCAAAGAGATGGCGGACGAGCGATGTGCCTGGAGCTGGTGGACACCTCCACGCCGAAAGATATTAAGCTGCACGAGATTCTCATCAATGAGAAGCACGCACAGCCAGCAACAAAGGAAGTATGA